The DNA window tgagggttcgatccccagctcatgcagatgtgtccttggaaaagacacttaatcccaaattcgtatgaatgtgtatgaattggattagttacttactcctgatggccactttacatagcaaccactgccatcacaGTTTGAATGgataggtgtgacatgtggtgtaaaagcgcatTTACCATTGCCAAAAATAGTctttcagacaaacagacaaagcacGACATTAGTCCAACATGGATAATTTAATaccaaaaaaatataatacaaaCAAGTAACAAATAAAGAGAAGACTCAATTCTGACCATGTCAAGTGATCAGGCACAAAATTACCATCAATAACATTTGCGTTCAAAAGTCATGGCCATAAGAAACCTGAGATTGATACAAAATGTCTAGAACTACATGTGGTGCAAATGAATGTTGCACAATGATTAGGAAGCATTACAAAAGTAGAGTGCGAGGgtttatatatactgtatgtacaaCCGATAAAAGGTCATTCCTTGAAGCACAATCAGAGGCATGCCTACCGTGAACATGTTCTGCTGTACAATTGTGAGTTGTAAGAAATGCTTCCAACTCCATACTCGATATGTATCAGCTGGAACATGAAAAACACCTCTCCATCTTACTTGCTGTggatttgtatttctttaaattagGTTTAAATATGAAGAAATGGGAGGATTTGCCGAGCCAGGGTGTCGAGTAGAAACAAAACCTTCTCCCACAGGGTTCACTCCAGCATCACAAGATTTAGAGAATAATAAATGGGCTGTCGTCGTATTCTGCGACAAACCACAGATGATACTAATTGGTCAAACTCCATTCAGGCTCCTATCGCAAGGCTCACAGGTTAGAGGGTCAGGAGTCATGGCTCAGCAGCTACTAGGAGGGGGCATCTTCACCATGTATAGCCTTATACCTGGACATCTCCTCTGGAAAGACTTTGCCGAGCTCTGAGATAAGAAGACTCTTGAATTTCTGTAAAAGAAAGTACAGCGGTGGAGGTTGGtttaattatgatttttttacataaaagttgaactaatgttatttatgtttatgttcaAAACAACTTAAACTTCATGTTTGTTAAGTGTAATCAACTTTGGGGAAATTTGCAATACCAAATGAGAGAAACTGGCTTTACAAAAAATAAGTTTCTAATGGACTACAAGAACTCCCCCTCCTGTTGGCTCGAGGTGAACTCTCCAGAGAATATCCCTCATGTAATGAAAACCATTACAGACAAAGATGTTTCTATGGAATTCCTAAACATGATTGAGAGCAGATATGAAGTTCTGTAAATTCATACGGAGCCTTTGAGTCAAGTTAGgtcaaagtttatttataatatagcacatttaaaaccatcTCAGCTTACCAAAGTGCTGTCGAGGTTTACACCATAATAAGAGGGATGAGCTCCGTATCTCTGGCATTATTTCTTACCGTCATAGTGTCAATCTTCCCTTTGACCTGCTCATTCCTCGCCAAGGCTCTCTCCAGACATTCCTTGGTGTACAGCTGAGGGTTTCGACCTTGGTCAATGTACCTACAAACAAAAGACtaaatattagtttttttttaagtttaaacgCACAAATAGGAAAATGTCTAGTCAATAAGTCACATCAGGTAAATTTGCCTTTCTTCTTATTCAAAGACTCCACCGATGTCttcaataaaatgatgatttgaTCATCTCAACTTAAGTTTTGTTCACTTAATtctgttaattatttttgtttaaacagCACACCCATAGATGCAGTACAAAAAGCAGGGACATAAAGTGAacacatttaagaaaatatatatcCTAACTACACATACTACCTATTACTGtcattgtagctataaatcttttttagttgttgtttttctgtctctctctttctgcatgtCCCTCTATCCCCTCTCAACCACATCACTGTTTTGGCAGATGGCTggtcaacatgagtctggttgaGTTCAAGGTTTCTTCCTTCCTGAAGGAATCAACAGGCAGGCAATGTTGATTAGTGCTGTGCTCGTGGTGGATTGGTGGATGGCGGAAAAGGATAATTGaagcagtttttctttcagttttggaTTATGGTGATGCGGTCTATAGGCATGCCTCTTCCACTACGCTGAAGCCCTTAGATGCTGTTTACCATTCTGCGATTAGATTCATCACCGGTGACAGCTACATGACTCACTGATGCATTCTCCATGATAAAGTTGGTTGGCCCTCCCTCACTGAGAGATGCAATAACCACTGGCATCTTTTTATCTATAAAGCCCTTACTGGAAAGCTTCCATCATATATCACCTCCTTGTTACATCTGAACCCTGGTCCATTTTTAACCCgttcgagagagagagagagagagagagagagagagagagagagagagagagagagagaggctggttctccaggttcctcatgccaggactgacctggggaaaactgcttttagtgttagtgctgcaaactcctggaacattttacaacaggacctgaatttgagcacttttatcccttatggacactttagaaatattatttttaaccgcccaatacctgactgtaactctTTCGTTTGATTTTAATTgctgacttatcactgtagtaatttcaagcttctaaattattttagtgtatatattttattgctcttttattgattttattttctgtggtaGCTTCatctcatttctcgttgttcatcatttatgtatgttttctcggcatcacTGTAAATGAGcgtcgccctcaatgatctctcctaGAACtcaaataaaggttgatgatgattaGTGTTGGGTGACgtctttataaataatatgaTAATGAATGAAGTCTAGACCTGctatttttaaagtgtcttgatgaaaacatttgttgtgaattggtgctatacaaataaagattgactgatCTTACAGTTGAATTTATGAAactattatttcattattttgactgtgtgtgtttctcaacacttcagaataaaagtggTCAGATATGACACTGACTAAcagctttcctttcttttttattcttcttcttattattatatatatatttttattttctcttcagatttttttctgattgtgtaatactgtctggttggtgggtggctaggcttgggggagcattaagtgtgagtgaatgtgtgtgtgtgtgtgtgtgtgtgtgtgtgtgtgtgtgtgtgtgtgtgtgtgtgtgtgtgtgtgtgtgtgtgtgtgtgtgtgtgtgtgtgtgtgtgtgtgtgtgtgtgtgtgtgtgtggtgtgggtgtctctgtgtttaaatgtttggtattatgttttggatttaccttttattttgattttgcatTATGATGATTAATCTACGTTTCgtaaggacccccttgaaaatgagatgatgcatctcaaggggctatccttgaaataaattacaaatgtcATTATTTTGACAGTGTAAACATGCCGAACTGTGAAGCGTTTCTCAacacttcagaataaaagtggTATGAGTCCCTGTGACCTTGTGACCTTTCCTGACACTGAATAACATCTTAAAAATGTTCGATTTTAAATGGGATTcaatgtggctttttttttttccaactccaCGTCCGTACAGTTAATGCATCATATCTAGGAAAGTGTGCAGCAGAACTTAAGAGAAGATAACATTCAAAAGGTTACAGACATGACACTTGATGAGATATTAGACTTACTCAAAGACCTCCAGAGGTACATTGATCTCATGGAGCTGCTGACGACACTTCTCGATATCTTGCAGTCCAGATATCATGAAATTTCTGTAATGGAAAGTCAAGAGCACAGGTAAAGGTAATACTTAATGCAGATTGGTTTCGGTATAAGGTTGTATATAACACATGACTCACAGTTTCTGGTTGAGTCCTGTCTGACTGCTGGGCTGGAAGTCGCTAACTATGATCCCCAGCTGCCGAATATTCTCGATAAACTTCTCCAGATGCTCCTCCAGATTATCAAATTTTTCAGCCATTTCCACTAAATACCTTTGAATCAGTGGAAATGTCTTGAGTTTGTACAAATCCTTTAGTCAAAACGATCGCTGTTTACTGCTAGCCGATAGCTACCGCTTCTACGACACTCACTGAGCCGATGTGCTGTACGGCAACAAAAGAGCCAATCGCTGTAGGTACTCTTCTGCTACCAAGGCAACAACCAATGGCAGACTGTCGTGAACTGTcgtgctgggaaaaaaaaaaaagcttctttgtTAGAACCCTCTATGATCAGAACCATAAAGTGCAGAGAGTTCATTACTCTACGTAAAAAGTGACTCCACTCCATTCAAGCCAGCTGTATTGAAGTTGATCTTAAATGTGTGTAGATTGCATTGAcagctttgtatttgttttcagtttatttttaaatatggtAGGAATTAAACCGCACCATGCTGAGTAATAGACCTGACATGAACATGTGTTGCACTACAACTCAAAATCTGAATTATACTCTCTAGAAAGGACTACTTGTCGGATAAAGCTAGAGGCTATTATTTAGTGAGAGACCCTCAAGCAAGTTTCACATGGAGATAAcagaatttgtatttattgcttCATGAATATTGAGAGTCGTGAGTAGTATTAAAGagaataaagggtgtgtgtgtgggggggcaTTTTGCGGTCGGATGTTAAATATTTCTACTATGCAGGCCTATTAGAGACAGGAAGTTTTGGTCATATAATTCGGATGTCAGCATTTCCTTTGCCCTATATGGCCAAAAGATTAGATAAGGCAATGAAGAAtgatgtgtattttaatttacGAACATATTCTGTGTATAATACATTTTGCACCTTTGAAATATAATGTGTTGGGAGTCATGCATAGTATTGGGCTCCTAGTACAGAAattagttttacttttttaaatgttgcaacACATTCAGCACTCAATAAAAATGGGACAAAATAGCcttaattttgtttttagtAAGTATAAGATTTATAAACCTGCTGACATCACGTCAACAATACTGAAAGTGAAGGTTAATGTTGGTGGCACTAAGATGACAGTCTTCTGGCATTTTCTTCCTTGACTGTATTTCACAGgtatttgcagcagcagcaccaagACACGCATTATTAGGCAACGACATGGGGAAATGAAAAcctgccttcaaaataaaggtcgGTCCACCATTACTTGCAGATACGACGCATTGTaggttaaaaacacaagactgtaaatattacaggtttttttaatctctaaatGTGTTATGATGTTTTGTCCAAACCCAAGTTGAATGGTacagggatgttttttttgtatgatatAGGCCTGTCTCTTactgttgaatattttcattttcatctttgCAACACATTCTTGGCTCCACTGGATGTGTTAAATGTGCATTGTAATAATATTTTACTATAGGGTATTCATCTTTTTACCTGTTCAGAATCCAATTTTAGTCTTTTGGGTTGCGAATTGTATTATATCTTATTGATATAGCCTTTAGTTTGTAGGCTATGGTatggacttttattttatttattgttattgtttgagTTTGTATGCTTTGTTCAAAtgctgctcttgtttttttgtcaaatgaCTTTGTAAACCTGCATATAGTGAAGGTGCTATATTAAGTTGTTTGTTATT is part of the Labrus mixtus chromosome 16, fLabMix1.1, whole genome shotgun sequence genome and encodes:
- the med10 gene encoding mediator of RNA polymerase II transcription subunit 10 — encoded protein: MAEKFDNLEEHLEKFIENIRQLGIIVSDFQPSSQTGLNQKLNFMISGLQDIEKCRQQLHEINVPLEVFEYIDQGRNPQLYTKECLERALARNEQVKGKIDTMTKFKSLLISELGKVFPEEMSRYKAIHGEDAPS